From a single Pongo pygmaeus isolate AG05252 chromosome 12, NHGRI_mPonPyg2-v2.0_pri, whole genome shotgun sequence genomic region:
- the ACTR1B gene encoding beta-centractin isoform X3, with product MRVMAGALEGDLFIGPKAEEHRGLLTIRYPMEHGVVRDWNDMERIWQYVYSKDQLQTFSEEHPVLLTEAPLNPSKNREKAAEVFFETFNVPALFISMQAVLSLYATGRTTGVVLDSGDGVTHAVPIYEGFAMPHSIMRVDIAGRDVSRYLRLLLRKEGVDFHTSAEFEVVRTIKERACYLSINPQKDEALETEKVQYTLPDGSTLDVGPARFRAPELLFQPDLVGDESEGLHEVVAFAIHKSDMDLRRTLFANIVLSGGSTLFKGFGDRLLSEVKKLAPKDIKIKISAPQERLYSTWIGGSILASLDTFKKMWVSKKEYEEDGSRAIHRKTF from the exons ATGCGGGTGATGGCTGGAGCCCTGGAGGGGGACCTCTTCATCGGACCAAAAGCAGAG GAGCACCGGGGGCTGCTGACCATCCGCTACCCCATGGAGCACGGCGTGGTGCGAGACTGGAACGACATGGAACGCATCTGGCAGTACGTCTACTCCAAGGACCAGCTGCAGACCTTCTCGGAGGAG CATCCTGTGCTCCTCACGGAGGCCCCGCTCAACCCGAGTAAAAACCGGGAGAAGGCGGCAGAGGTGTTCTTTGAGACCTTCAATGTGCCGGCCCTGTTCATCTCCATGCAGGCTGTGCTCAGTCT GTACGCAACGGGACGCACGACAGGAGTGGTTCTAGACTCAGGGGACGGGGTCACTCATGCCGTGCCCATCTATGAGGGCTTTGCCATGCCTCACTCCATCATGCGGGTGGACATTGCCGGCCGCGACGTCTCCCGCTACCTCCGACTCCTGCTGCGCAAGGAAGGGGTTGACTTCCATACCTCGGCTGAGTTTGAGGTTGTCCGGACAATCAAAGAG CGAGCCTGCTACCTGTCCATCAACCCACAGAAGGATGAGGCTCTGGAGACGGAGAAGGTGCAGTACACGTTGCCGGACGGTAGCACGCTCGAT GTGGGGCCTGCACGATTCCGGGCCCCCGAGCTGCTGTTCCAGCCGGACCTTGTGGGGGATGAGAGTGAGGGGCTCCATGAGGTGGTGGCCTTCGCCATACACAAGTCCGACATGGACCTGCGCCGGACACTGTTCGCCAACATCGTGCTCTCAGGTGGCTCAACGCTTTTCAAAG GCTTCGGAGACCGATTACTCAGTGAAGTGAAGAAGCTTGCCCCAAAGGATATCAAAATCAAG ATCTCGGCCCCGCAGGAACGGCTGTACTCCACGTGGATTGG CGGCTCCATCCTGGCCTCGCTGGACACTTTTAAGAAGATGTGGGTGTCCAAAAAGGAGTATGAAGAGGATGGCTCCCGTGCTATTCATCGCAAAACTTTCTAG
- the ACTR1B gene encoding beta-centractin isoform X1, whose protein sequence is MESYDIIANQPVVIDNVRPGSQGEGGRPAPGGARDGAGRDPRPPRRVLRSGSGVIKAGFAGDQIPKYCFPNYVGRPKHMRVMAGALEGDLFIGPKAEEHRGLLTIRYPMEHGVVRDWNDMERIWQYVYSKDQLQTFSEEHPVLLTEAPLNPSKNREKAAEVFFETFNVPALFISMQAVLSLYATGRTTGVVLDSGDGVTHAVPIYEGFAMPHSIMRVDIAGRDVSRYLRLLLRKEGVDFHTSAEFEVVRTIKERACYLSINPQKDEALETEKVQYTLPDGSTLDVGPARFRAPELLFQPDLVGDESEGLHEVVAFAIHKSDMDLRRTLFANIVLSGGSTLFKGFGDRLLSEVKKLAPKDIKIKISAPQERLYSTWIGGSILASLDTFKKMWVSKKEYEEDGSRAIHRKTF, encoded by the exons ATGGAGTCCTACGACATCATCGCCAACCAGCCTGTGGTCATCGACAACGTGAGGCCCGGCAGCCAGGGGGAGGGCGGGCGCCCCGCCCCCGGGGGCGCACGCGACGGCGCAGGGAGAGACCCCCGCCCGCCTCGGCGCGTCCTCCGCTCA GGTTCGGGGGTGATTAAAGCTGGCTTTGCAGGAGACCAGATTCCCAAATACTGTTTCCCAAACTA TGTCGGGCGGCCCAAGCACATGCGGGTGATGGCTGGAGCCCTGGAGGGGGACCTCTTCATCGGACCAAAAGCAGAG GAGCACCGGGGGCTGCTGACCATCCGCTACCCCATGGAGCACGGCGTGGTGCGAGACTGGAACGACATGGAACGCATCTGGCAGTACGTCTACTCCAAGGACCAGCTGCAGACCTTCTCGGAGGAG CATCCTGTGCTCCTCACGGAGGCCCCGCTCAACCCGAGTAAAAACCGGGAGAAGGCGGCAGAGGTGTTCTTTGAGACCTTCAATGTGCCGGCCCTGTTCATCTCCATGCAGGCTGTGCTCAGTCT GTACGCAACGGGACGCACGACAGGAGTGGTTCTAGACTCAGGGGACGGGGTCACTCATGCCGTGCCCATCTATGAGGGCTTTGCCATGCCTCACTCCATCATGCGGGTGGACATTGCCGGCCGCGACGTCTCCCGCTACCTCCGACTCCTGCTGCGCAAGGAAGGGGTTGACTTCCATACCTCGGCTGAGTTTGAGGTTGTCCGGACAATCAAAGAG CGAGCCTGCTACCTGTCCATCAACCCACAGAAGGATGAGGCTCTGGAGACGGAGAAGGTGCAGTACACGTTGCCGGACGGTAGCACGCTCGAT GTGGGGCCTGCACGATTCCGGGCCCCCGAGCTGCTGTTCCAGCCGGACCTTGTGGGGGATGAGAGTGAGGGGCTCCATGAGGTGGTGGCCTTCGCCATACACAAGTCCGACATGGACCTGCGCCGGACACTGTTCGCCAACATCGTGCTCTCAGGTGGCTCAACGCTTTTCAAAG GCTTCGGAGACCGATTACTCAGTGAAGTGAAGAAGCTTGCCCCAAAGGATATCAAAATCAAG ATCTCGGCCCCGCAGGAACGGCTGTACTCCACGTGGATTGG CGGCTCCATCCTGGCCTCGCTGGACACTTTTAAGAAGATGTGGGTGTCCAAAAAGGAGTATGAAGAGGATGGCTCCCGTGCTATTCATCGCAAAACTTTCTAG
- the ACTR1B gene encoding beta-centractin isoform X2, with the protein MESYDIIANQPVVIDNGSGVIKAGFAGDQIPKYCFPNYVGRPKHMRVMAGALEGDLFIGPKAEEHRGLLTIRYPMEHGVVRDWNDMERIWQYVYSKDQLQTFSEEHPVLLTEAPLNPSKNREKAAEVFFETFNVPALFISMQAVLSLYATGRTTGVVLDSGDGVTHAVPIYEGFAMPHSIMRVDIAGRDVSRYLRLLLRKEGVDFHTSAEFEVVRTIKERACYLSINPQKDEALETEKVQYTLPDGSTLDVGPARFRAPELLFQPDLVGDESEGLHEVVAFAIHKSDMDLRRTLFANIVLSGGSTLFKGFGDRLLSEVKKLAPKDIKIKISAPQERLYSTWIGGSILASLDTFKKMWVSKKEYEEDGSRAIHRKTF; encoded by the exons ATGGAGTCCTACGACATCATCGCCAACCAGCCTGTGGTCATCGACAAC GGTTCGGGGGTGATTAAAGCTGGCTTTGCAGGAGACCAGATTCCCAAATACTGTTTCCCAAACTA TGTCGGGCGGCCCAAGCACATGCGGGTGATGGCTGGAGCCCTGGAGGGGGACCTCTTCATCGGACCAAAAGCAGAG GAGCACCGGGGGCTGCTGACCATCCGCTACCCCATGGAGCACGGCGTGGTGCGAGACTGGAACGACATGGAACGCATCTGGCAGTACGTCTACTCCAAGGACCAGCTGCAGACCTTCTCGGAGGAG CATCCTGTGCTCCTCACGGAGGCCCCGCTCAACCCGAGTAAAAACCGGGAGAAGGCGGCAGAGGTGTTCTTTGAGACCTTCAATGTGCCGGCCCTGTTCATCTCCATGCAGGCTGTGCTCAGTCT GTACGCAACGGGACGCACGACAGGAGTGGTTCTAGACTCAGGGGACGGGGTCACTCATGCCGTGCCCATCTATGAGGGCTTTGCCATGCCTCACTCCATCATGCGGGTGGACATTGCCGGCCGCGACGTCTCCCGCTACCTCCGACTCCTGCTGCGCAAGGAAGGGGTTGACTTCCATACCTCGGCTGAGTTTGAGGTTGTCCGGACAATCAAAGAG CGAGCCTGCTACCTGTCCATCAACCCACAGAAGGATGAGGCTCTGGAGACGGAGAAGGTGCAGTACACGTTGCCGGACGGTAGCACGCTCGAT GTGGGGCCTGCACGATTCCGGGCCCCCGAGCTGCTGTTCCAGCCGGACCTTGTGGGGGATGAGAGTGAGGGGCTCCATGAGGTGGTGGCCTTCGCCATACACAAGTCCGACATGGACCTGCGCCGGACACTGTTCGCCAACATCGTGCTCTCAGGTGGCTCAACGCTTTTCAAAG GCTTCGGAGACCGATTACTCAGTGAAGTGAAGAAGCTTGCCCCAAAGGATATCAAAATCAAG ATCTCGGCCCCGCAGGAACGGCTGTACTCCACGTGGATTGG CGGCTCCATCCTGGCCTCGCTGGACACTTTTAAGAAGATGTGGGTGTCCAAAAAGGAGTATGAAGAGGATGGCTCCCGTGCTATTCATCGCAAAACTTTCTAG